A genome region from Acidobacteriota bacterium includes the following:
- a CDS encoding 2,3,4,5-tetrahydropyridine-2,6-dicarboxylate N-succinyltransferase: protein MTTVLRDEIDRLTLASETEPLDPARLKETVARLRAALSAGEVRAAEPDADAPAGWRANEWVKRGILLAFRAGELVDVSADHGRWPFFDKDTLPLKPLTLASGVRVVPGGSSVRDGAYLGRRVICMPPMYINIGAYVGDETLVDSHALVGSCAQIGRRVHLSAGAQIGGVLEPVGALPVIVEDEVLVGGNCGVYEGAVIKRRAVLAAGTVLTGSTPVYDLVNDRIVRGTRGEPLVIPEGAVVVSGTRPIASGRGAELGLSISAAIIVKYRDDRTDARTAVEQALR, encoded by the coding sequence ATGACCACCGTGCTGAGGGATGAAATCGACCGGCTCACGCTGGCTTCCGAGACCGAGCCGCTCGATCCGGCACGCCTGAAAGAGACGGTCGCGCGGCTTCGCGCGGCGCTGTCGGCCGGCGAGGTTCGCGCAGCCGAGCCTGATGCCGACGCCCCGGCGGGCTGGCGCGCGAACGAGTGGGTGAAGCGCGGCATCCTCCTCGCGTTCCGCGCCGGCGAGCTGGTCGATGTGTCGGCCGACCATGGGCGCTGGCCGTTCTTCGACAAGGACACGCTGCCGCTGAAGCCGTTGACGCTGGCGTCCGGCGTGCGGGTCGTGCCCGGAGGATCGAGCGTCCGCGACGGCGCCTACCTCGGACGACGGGTGATCTGCATGCCGCCGATGTACATCAACATCGGCGCGTATGTCGGAGACGAGACGCTGGTGGACTCGCACGCGCTGGTCGGATCGTGCGCGCAGATCGGGCGCCGCGTGCACCTGAGCGCGGGAGCGCAGATCGGCGGCGTGCTCGAACCGGTCGGGGCGCTGCCGGTCATCGTCGAGGACGAGGTGCTGGTCGGCGGCAACTGCGGCGTCTACGAGGGTGCGGTGATCAAGCGCCGCGCGGTACTTGCCGCCGGAACGGTCCTGACGGGGTCCACGCCGGTCTACGACCTGGTCAACGATCGGATCGTCCGGGGGACGCGCGGCGAGCCGCTCGTGATCCCGGAGGGAGCCGTCGTGGTGTCGGGCACGCGGCCGATCGCCTCCGGGCGCGGCGCGGAGTTGGGGCTGTCGATCTCCGCCGCGATCATCGTCAAGTACCGGGACGACCGCACCGACGCGAGGACGGCGGTCGAGCAGGCGCTTCGGTGA
- the asd gene encoding aspartate-semialdehyde dehydrogenase: MNQAGGARRIDVGVLGATGMVGQQFLAQLTAHPWFRPRWLAASERSEGRTYREAASWRLAGAPPPDLADTRIEACVPGKGPLVMFSALDAKAAGEIEPAFARAGHIVISNARSFRMDPSVPLLIPEINPDHLGLLPRQRRERGWRGAIVTNPNCSTVVLAMVLAPLRQFGLSAVNVTTLQAVSGAGYPGVPSLDILGNVIPAIGGEEEKIESETQKILGAFDAEAVVPHPTVVSAHTTRVPVVDGHTEMISLRLDRGASPEDVRAALASWRGRPQELGLPSAPAEPIVCLDDPLRPQPRLDVMRGGGMTVSVGRIRPCPVLGLKLAALGHNTIRGAAGAAVLNAELMRADGWIEGD, from the coding sequence ATGAATCAGGCGGGCGGCGCGCGGCGGATCGATGTCGGAGTTCTCGGTGCGACCGGAATGGTCGGCCAGCAGTTTCTCGCGCAGCTCACCGCGCACCCGTGGTTCCGCCCGCGATGGCTCGCCGCGAGCGAGCGCTCCGAAGGACGGACGTATCGCGAGGCCGCGTCCTGGCGGCTCGCGGGCGCGCCGCCGCCGGATCTCGCCGACACGCGCATCGAAGCGTGCGTGCCCGGCAAGGGCCCGCTCGTGATGTTTTCCGCGCTCGACGCGAAGGCCGCAGGCGAGATCGAGCCGGCGTTCGCGCGAGCAGGCCACATCGTGATCAGCAACGCCCGCAGCTTCCGCATGGACCCGTCCGTGCCGCTGCTGATCCCCGAGATCAATCCCGACCACCTCGGCTTGCTCCCGCGCCAGCGCCGCGAGCGCGGCTGGCGCGGAGCGATCGTCACCAACCCGAACTGCTCGACGGTCGTGCTCGCCATGGTACTGGCGCCGCTGCGCCAGTTCGGGCTCTCCGCGGTGAACGTGACGACGCTGCAGGCGGTGTCGGGCGCGGGATACCCGGGCGTCCCGTCGCTGGACATCCTGGGCAACGTCATCCCCGCGATCGGCGGAGAAGAAGAGAAGATCGAAAGCGAGACGCAGAAGATTCTCGGCGCGTTCGATGCCGAGGCGGTTGTCCCCCACCCCACCGTCGTCAGCGCGCACACGACGCGGGTGCCGGTCGTCGACGGCCACACCGAGATGATCTCGCTGCGCCTGGATCGAGGCGCGTCTCCGGAGGATGTCCGCGCCGCGCTGGCCTCCTGGCGCGGGCGCCCGCAGGAACTCGGCCTGCCGAGCGCGCCGGCCGAGCCGATCGTGTGCCTCGACGATCCACTTCGCCCGCAGCCGCGGCTCGACGTGATGCGGGGCGGAGGGATGACCGTGTCGGTTGGACGCATTCGTCCCTGCCCGGTGCTCGGGCTGAAGCTGGCGGCCCTCGGCCACAACACGATTCGCGGGGCAGCGGGAGCGGCGGTGCTCAATGCCGAATTGATGCGGGCGGACGGGTGGATCGAGGGGGACTGA
- a CDS encoding 4-hydroxy-tetrahydrodipicolinate synthase — MTRSTWTGCGTALVTPFRQDGTLDEPAIRRLARRQVDAGIHFLVPCGTTGESPTLSEDERVRIVEIVVDEVAGRVPILAGAGGYDTREVIHTARRMKQAGASGILSVTPYYNKPTPEGLVQHYSAIAGEAGLPIVVYNVPGRTGCNVDAATLLKLSAIPGIVGVKEASGQIAQICEVCHAVPRDFIVLSGDDALTLPVMAVGGRGVISVASNEVPAAMVRLVELAEQNDFAAARGIHARLLPLMTANFVESNPIPVKAAMAAMGLIEEVYRLPMVPPRAESRRRILDALTLVSASEPAGAPAR; from the coding sequence ATGACGCGAAGCACTTGGACCGGATGCGGGACCGCGCTCGTGACGCCCTTCAGGCAGGACGGAACGCTCGACGAGCCGGCGATTCGACGGCTCGCGCGCCGCCAGGTGGACGCGGGCATACACTTCCTCGTCCCGTGCGGGACAACCGGTGAAAGCCCGACGCTCTCTGAAGACGAGCGCGTGCGGATCGTCGAGATTGTCGTCGACGAAGTGGCCGGCCGGGTGCCGATCCTGGCCGGGGCGGGTGGATACGATACGCGGGAAGTCATCCACACGGCCCGCCGGATGAAGCAGGCCGGCGCCTCAGGCATCCTTTCGGTCACCCCCTACTACAACAAACCCACTCCCGAAGGCCTCGTGCAACACTACAGCGCGATTGCCGGCGAGGCCGGCCTTCCGATCGTCGTGTACAACGTCCCCGGACGCACCGGCTGCAACGTCGACGCGGCCACGCTGCTGAAGCTGAGCGCGATCCCGGGCATCGTCGGGGTCAAGGAGGCGTCGGGCCAGATCGCCCAGATCTGCGAGGTCTGCCACGCCGTGCCGCGAGACTTCATCGTCTTGTCGGGCGACGATGCGCTGACCCTGCCGGTGATGGCGGTGGGCGGGCGCGGGGTGATCTCGGTGGCGTCGAACGAAGTGCCCGCCGCGATGGTGCGGCTGGTCGAACTGGCCGAGCAGAATGACTTCGCCGCCGCGCGGGGGATTCACGCGCGGCTGCTGCCTTTGATGACGGCGAACTTCGTGGAGTCCAATCCCATCCCGGTGAAGGCGGCGATGGCGGCGATGGGACTCATCGAGGAAGTCTACCGCCTCCCGATGGTGCCGCCACGCGCCGAATCCCGCCGCCGCATTCTCGACGCGCTGACGCTCGTCTCCGCCAGCGAGCCGGCGGGAGCGCCCGCGCGATGA
- a CDS encoding dihydrodipicolinate reductase translates to MSVPLLLIGHGRMGRQVEALCGEFGMHVAGVVTHASADHPERWPAADLAIDFSRAEAVPVNLPRLAARGTSVAIGTTGWQDHEAALRAEAERHGIGVVSASNFALGVNLFLVLAERAAELFAAHPGFGAWIHEQHHAAKRDAPSGTALAIERTLRRSGYAHRIDVASTRAGEMPGAHTLGFDAASETITLTHTARDRAAFARGALAAAAWLRGRRGWFGMKDVLGVQQQQEQR, encoded by the coding sequence GTGAGCGTCCCGCTGCTGCTGATCGGGCACGGGCGCATGGGACGCCAGGTCGAGGCGCTCTGCGGCGAGTTCGGCATGCACGTGGCGGGCGTCGTGACCCACGCGTCGGCGGACCATCCCGAGCGCTGGCCCGCCGCGGATCTGGCCATCGATTTTTCCCGTGCCGAGGCCGTGCCGGTGAATCTGCCGCGGCTCGCGGCGCGCGGCACCAGCGTCGCGATCGGCACGACGGGCTGGCAGGATCATGAAGCCGCTCTGCGCGCCGAGGCGGAGCGCCATGGCATCGGCGTCGTGTCCGCCTCGAACTTCGCGCTGGGCGTGAACCTGTTCCTCGTGCTGGCAGAACGGGCCGCAGAGCTGTTCGCTGCCCATCCGGGCTTTGGCGCCTGGATTCACGAGCAGCATCACGCCGCCAAGCGGGATGCTCCATCGGGAACGGCGCTCGCCATCGAGCGCACCCTCCGGCGTTCGGGCTACGCGCACCGAATCGATGTGGCATCCACCCGGGCGGGAGAAATGCCCGGCGCGCACACGCTGGGCTTCGATGCGGCCTCGGAGACGATCACCCTGACGCACACCGCGCGCGACCGCGCGGCGTTCGCCCGCGGCGCGCTCGCCGCCGCCGCCTGGCTGCGCGGGCGCCGCGGCTGGTTCGGCATGAAAGACGTCCTCGGCGTTCAGCAGCAACAGGAGCAGCGATGA
- the thrC gene encoding threonine synthase, with protein MKFTSTGSAAVSASDLSEAIIKGIAPDGGLYVPTQLPALTVSDFDGLESLPGIAERLLAPFVAGSALEPELAAICREALNFPAPLVALDRAPGPASVLELFHGPTCAFKDFGARFLAASLERVTPRSRRGSAQRLTILVATSGDTGGAVAAAFYKRPWVEIALLYPKGRVSDRQAQQLACWGDNVRTFAVSGSFDDCHRVVNEAFRDPELARSHALSSANSINLGRLLPQMSYYAAAALQIWRREGRKPGFIIPAGNLGNAVAGIWAREIGLPIGDIVLATNENRTIADYMDGGSWRPRPGVPTLASAMDVGNPSNVHRLRWLYEDDDRVRERVSAYSVTDQEIRAAIAGDAASLGYAWCPHGATAAHVYRMLARRRAHQHWILVATAHPAKFNDIVEPLLGRPVAVPPALERLLNLPRQEQEIPPALESLRARLLS; from the coding sequence ATGAAGTTCACCAGTACCGGAAGCGCCGCGGTCTCGGCCAGCGATCTGAGCGAGGCCATCATCAAGGGCATCGCGCCGGACGGCGGCCTGTACGTCCCGACGCAACTGCCGGCGCTCACCGTTTCTGACTTCGACGGACTGGAGTCTCTTCCGGGCATTGCCGAGCGTCTGCTGGCCCCCTTTGTGGCGGGCAGCGCGCTCGAGCCGGAGCTGGCGGCGATCTGCCGCGAGGCCTTGAATTTCCCCGCGCCGCTGGTGGCGCTCGATCGGGCGCCGGGGCCTGCGAGCGTCCTGGAGCTGTTTCACGGCCCCACGTGCGCGTTCAAGGATTTCGGCGCGCGTTTCCTCGCCGCAAGCCTGGAGCGCGTTACGCCGCGATCCCGGCGCGGATCCGCGCAGCGCCTGACCATCCTGGTCGCGACCTCCGGAGACACGGGCGGAGCGGTGGCCGCCGCGTTTTACAAGCGGCCGTGGGTCGAGATCGCGTTGCTGTACCCGAAGGGGCGCGTGTCCGATCGCCAGGCGCAGCAGCTGGCCTGTTGGGGCGACAACGTGCGGACGTTTGCCGTGTCCGGGAGCTTCGACGATTGCCACCGCGTCGTCAACGAGGCGTTCCGCGATCCGGAGCTGGCGCGCAGCCATGCGCTCTCATCGGCCAACAGCATCAACCTGGGACGGCTGCTGCCGCAGATGTCCTACTACGCGGCGGCCGCCCTGCAGATCTGGCGGCGCGAGGGACGAAAGCCCGGGTTCATCATCCCCGCCGGAAATCTCGGCAACGCTGTGGCCGGCATCTGGGCGCGCGAGATTGGACTTCCGATCGGCGACATCGTCCTGGCGACCAATGAGAACCGGACGATCGCGGACTACATGGATGGCGGATCGTGGCGCCCGCGGCCGGGCGTGCCGACGCTGGCATCGGCGATGGACGTGGGGAATCCATCCAACGTGCACCGGCTGCGCTGGTTGTATGAGGATGACGATCGGGTGCGCGAGCGGGTGTCCGCCTATTCGGTCACGGACCAGGAGATTCGGGCGGCGATTGCAGGCGACGCTGCGTCACTGGGGTATGCCTGGTGCCCGCACGGCGCGACGGCCGCGCACGTGTACCGGATGCTGGCGCGGAGGCGCGCGCACCAACACTGGATCCTGGTCGCGACCGCACACCCGGCGAAGTTCAACGACATCGTCGAGCCGCTGCTTGGCCGGCCGGTCGCCGTTCCTCCAGCGTTGGAGCGGCTGTTGAATCTGCCGAGACAGGAACAGGAGATTCCGCCGGCGCTCGAGTCGCTTCGCGCGCGCCTGCTTTCGTGA
- a CDS encoding aspartate kinase, whose protein sequence is MEENGRVVIMKFGGTSVADAEAIARVVRHVMARAGRHSSNAQPVVVVSALAGVTDRLLALATAAEQADAQALRAGVEALRARHLQVAAEVAPKPIADLATAIDAEFAAIGALLDTAAAARHASPAVVDAVAGIGELLSSRIVHAALARAGAPAAWVDARRVIVTDDHFTAAIPLVADTETAIAREIRPLLAAGQMPVVGGYIAATRDGIPTTLGRGGSDYSAALLGAGLDACEIQIWTDVDGMMTTDPRMVSGARVVSQLSFGEASALAHFGAKVLHPGTILPAVAKGIPVRILNSRRFDGRGTEIASVASGGSNVAAIACKRRVTLVNFTSTRALMVWGFLRRVFEAFERHRTPVDLLAMSEAGVSVVIDDDRRLEAIVQGLADIAVAHVERAMAIVCVVGDGLREEPRLAERMMGALDRFQVWMVSQTASQRSLAVVLRDTDAAAATSRLHTEFFGARGPEEPLRHSRAADTAARAVRGPVREIRP, encoded by the coding sequence ATGGAGGAGAACGGTCGGGTGGTCATCATGAAGTTCGGCGGCACCTCCGTGGCGGACGCGGAAGCCATCGCGCGCGTCGTCCGGCACGTGATGGCGCGGGCCGGCCGGCATTCGTCGAACGCGCAGCCCGTCGTCGTCGTCTCGGCGCTGGCCGGCGTCACCGACCGGCTGCTCGCGCTCGCCACCGCGGCCGAGCAGGCGGACGCGCAGGCGCTGCGCGCGGGCGTCGAGGCGCTGCGGGCGCGTCATCTGCAGGTCGCGGCGGAGGTGGCGCCGAAGCCGATCGCCGATCTGGCGACCGCGATCGACGCGGAATTCGCGGCGATCGGCGCGCTCCTCGACACCGCGGCCGCCGCGCGTCACGCCTCGCCGGCGGTCGTCGACGCCGTCGCGGGAATCGGCGAGCTGCTCAGCAGCCGGATCGTCCACGCGGCGCTGGCCCGCGCGGGCGCGCCCGCCGCGTGGGTCGATGCGCGGCGCGTCATCGTGACCGACGACCACTTCACGGCGGCGATCCCGCTGGTGGCGGACACGGAAACCGCCATCGCGCGCGAGATCCGTCCCCTGCTCGCCGCCGGGCAGATGCCGGTCGTCGGCGGCTATATTGCGGCCACGCGCGACGGCATCCCGACCACGCTCGGGCGCGGCGGGTCGGACTACTCCGCGGCTCTCCTCGGCGCGGGGTTGGACGCGTGCGAGATCCAGATCTGGACGGACGTCGACGGCATGATGACCACGGATCCCCGCATGGTCTCCGGTGCGCGCGTCGTCTCGCAGCTCTCGTTCGGGGAAGCGTCCGCGCTGGCGCACTTCGGCGCGAAGGTGCTGCATCCCGGCACGATCCTGCCGGCGGTCGCCAAAGGCATCCCGGTGAGGATCCTCAACAGCCGGCGCTTCGACGGGCGCGGCACCGAGATCGCGAGCGTCGCGTCGGGGGGCAGCAACGTCGCCGCCATCGCGTGCAAGCGCCGCGTCACGCTGGTCAACTTCACCTCCACGCGCGCGTTGATGGTCTGGGGCTTCCTGCGGCGGGTGTTCGAGGCCTTCGAGCGCCATCGGACGCCGGTGGACCTGCTGGCCATGTCGGAAGCCGGCGTGTCGGTCGTCATCGATGACGACCGGCGTCTCGAGGCCATCGTCCAGGGCCTGGCGGATATCGCCGTCGCGCACGTCGAGCGCGCAATGGCGATAGTCTGTGTGGTCGGCGATGGTCTGCGTGAAGAGCCGCGGCTGGCGGAACGCATGATGGGAGCGCTCGACCGGTTCCAGGTGTGGATGGTCTCGCAGACCGCGTCGCAGCGCAGCCTCGCGGTGGTCCTCCGGGATACCGACGCGGCCGCGGCGACCTCGCGGCTGCACACCGAGTTCTTCGGGGCCAGGGGACCTGAAGAGCCGCTGCGTCATTCGAGGGCCGCGGACACCGCCGCCCGGGCGGTGCGCGGTCCGGTCCGCGAGATCAGGCCGTGA
- a CDS encoding FAD-binding oxidoreductase, protein MTIRRTDITIIGAGIVGLSLAWHLQRLGVDRVVVLERGSAGGQSTGLAAGGIRRQFATRIEIEMTLAGWQFYEAVLSDPSFPGKFEPAGYVFLAGPQQAESLQRAWALQHELALPVRWLERSDLADLCPYCDLAGLSCGTLCADDGFIRPSEVVQWLLRECRSRGILIREHTPVDALEVSAGRIRAVRSGSARTFSDVVVNAAGAWAGVVGTMAGVNIPVEPSPRIKLIAEGNTGLPGETPMIVDLPSGTYLRSNRARTTVGVKPEKRVVSFRVEADVGLLLSMLRRASARFPGLRHAQVRGVIKGLYELTPDGLPLAGPVAGVAGLYVAAGFNGHGIMHGPGVTRALAQLIVTGSAEALDLERLHPDRFERRAAEERVSFL, encoded by the coding sequence GTGACGATCCGCCGCACAGACATCACCATCATCGGCGCTGGTATCGTGGGGCTGTCACTGGCGTGGCACCTTCAGCGGCTCGGCGTCGACCGGGTGGTGGTGCTCGAGCGCGGAAGCGCCGGCGGCCAGTCAACCGGCCTCGCCGCGGGCGGGATCAGGCGGCAGTTCGCCACGCGCATCGAGATCGAGATGACGCTCGCCGGCTGGCAGTTTTACGAAGCTGTCCTCTCCGATCCGAGCTTTCCTGGCAAGTTTGAACCGGCCGGGTACGTCTTTCTGGCCGGCCCTCAGCAAGCCGAGAGCTTGCAGCGCGCGTGGGCCCTCCAGCACGAGCTGGCCTTACCCGTACGATGGCTGGAACGCAGCGATCTGGCAGACCTGTGTCCCTACTGCGACCTGGCGGGGCTCTCGTGCGGAACACTCTGCGCGGACGATGGTTTCATCCGTCCATCGGAGGTCGTGCAGTGGCTCCTGCGCGAGTGTCGGTCGCGAGGGATCCTGATTCGCGAGCACACCCCCGTTGACGCCCTCGAGGTCTCGGCCGGCCGCATCCGGGCAGTTCGGAGCGGCAGCGCGAGGACCTTCTCCGATGTCGTCGTGAACGCGGCAGGAGCCTGGGCAGGCGTCGTCGGAACCATGGCGGGCGTGAACATCCCTGTGGAACCGTCCCCGCGGATAAAGTTGATCGCCGAAGGGAACACCGGGCTACCTGGTGAAACGCCGATGATCGTCGACCTGCCGAGTGGAACCTATCTACGGTCGAATCGCGCGCGCACGACTGTCGGCGTCAAGCCGGAGAAGCGAGTGGTGAGCTTCCGTGTCGAGGCCGACGTCGGGCTGCTGCTTTCGATGCTGCGACGAGCCAGCGCGCGATTCCCCGGATTGCGCCATGCGCAGGTGCGAGGCGTGATTAAAGGATTGTACGAACTGACGCCTGACGGCCTGCCTTTGGCCGGACCTGTTGCGGGTGTAGCCGGCCTCTATGTCGCCGCCGGGTTCAACGGGCACGGCATCATGCATGGACCTGGCGTGACGCGCGCGCTGGCACAGCTCATTGTGACCGGTAGTGCCGAAGCGCTGGATCTCGAAAGACTGCACCCGGATCGTTTCGAACGCCGCGCAGCCGAAGAGCGGGTCAGTTTCCTCTGA
- a CDS encoding homoserine kinase: MQTAAVAFAPASVGNVAVGFDVLGHSLSSIGDRVRAERIAGRGVRIAGISGIAADLPYDPERNTAAVAVAALAEALGGGHAFELTIEKGIPMRSGLGGSAASAVAAVVAANALLPAPFDKLQLLKFAIAGEAAASGTAHVDNIAPSLYGGLVLTVGIEQPIVKQIPVPAALRSVVVHPHLELSTREAREILSRTVSLSDVVWQQANLAGFLAGCFTADLPLIRGSFEDVLIEPQRKQLIPGFEKVKAAALRADALGCSISGAGPSVFAWCEQSRADAVRAAMAGAFRSVGLESDSWISPIDTPGAHVIKQS; the protein is encoded by the coding sequence ATGCAGACAGCGGCCGTTGCATTCGCGCCCGCCAGCGTCGGCAACGTCGCCGTCGGCTTCGATGTCCTCGGCCACAGCCTGTCCTCGATTGGCGATCGCGTCAGAGCCGAGCGGATCGCCGGGCGCGGCGTGCGCATCGCGGGCATTTCCGGCATCGCGGCGGACCTGCCGTACGACCCCGAGCGCAACACGGCGGCGGTGGCCGTGGCGGCGCTGGCCGAAGCGCTCGGCGGTGGCCACGCATTCGAGCTGACGATCGAAAAGGGGATCCCGATGCGCTCCGGCCTTGGCGGCTCGGCCGCCTCCGCCGTGGCCGCCGTGGTGGCGGCCAACGCGCTGCTTCCAGCGCCGTTCGACAAGCTCCAGTTGCTCAAGTTCGCGATCGCCGGAGAGGCGGCGGCGAGCGGCACGGCCCACGTGGACAACATCGCGCCGTCGCTCTACGGCGGGCTCGTGCTCACCGTCGGGATCGAGCAGCCGATCGTGAAGCAGATCCCCGTGCCCGCGGCCCTGCGCTCGGTCGTCGTACACCCGCACCTCGAGCTGTCGACGCGTGAAGCGCGGGAGATCCTCAGCCGCACGGTCAGCCTCTCCGATGTCGTCTGGCAGCAGGCCAACCTCGCCGGGTTTCTCGCGGGCTGTTTCACCGCCGACCTGCCGCTGATCCGCGGCTCGTTCGAGGACGTGCTCATCGAGCCGCAGCGCAAGCAGCTCATTCCCGGGTTCGAGAAGGTCAAGGCCGCCGCGCTTCGAGCCGACGCGCTCGGGTGCTCCATATCCGGCGCGGGCCCGTCGGTGTTCGCCTGGTGCGAGCAGTCCCGGGCGGACGCCGTGCGCGCGGCCATGGCCGGCGCGTTCCGGTCGGTCGGCCTCGAAAGCGACTCGTGGATCTCGCCGATCGATACGCCGGGAGCCCACGTCATAAAACAGTCATGA
- a CDS encoding M20/M25/M40 family metallo-hydrolase: MNVVSFARALIDIDSTTGCEAAAGAWLAAELEALGYRVARQPVGDGRYNVLATLDAPCVVFSTHYDCVPPFFPSRLSDGRLYGRGACDAKGILAAQVAAAERLRAQGERRAGLLFVVGEERGSDGAAVANAAACDSRYLINGEPTDSRVASATRGVLRVRLRASGRAAHSAAPEAGISAIEKLIDALVRLRALPLPADPELGATSYSIGLIEGGVAPNVIPPHASAEVMFRTVGDHEAVLAALRPISDLVAVSEVLTVPAVRFRVPAGLDVDAAVFPFTTDVPFLDRWGTPLLFGPGSFLVAHTADEHVAIAELEAGVDVYERLARWCLAKLG; encoded by the coding sequence GTGAACGTCGTCTCGTTCGCGCGGGCGCTGATCGACATCGACTCGACGACGGGATGCGAGGCGGCGGCCGGCGCGTGGCTGGCGGCGGAACTGGAGGCGCTCGGCTACCGCGTCGCCCGGCAGCCGGTGGGCGACGGCCGGTACAACGTGCTCGCGACGCTCGACGCGCCCTGCGTCGTGTTCTCGACCCACTACGACTGCGTTCCGCCGTTCTTCCCGAGCCGGCTGTCGGACGGCCGCCTGTATGGGCGCGGCGCGTGCGACGCGAAAGGGATCCTGGCCGCGCAGGTCGCGGCCGCCGAGCGGTTGCGCGCCCAGGGGGAGCGCCGGGCGGGACTGCTGTTCGTGGTCGGGGAAGAGCGCGGAAGCGACGGCGCCGCGGTGGCGAACGCGGCCGCATGCGATTCGCGGTACCTGATCAACGGCGAGCCGACCGACAGCCGGGTGGCGTCCGCCACGCGCGGCGTTCTTCGCGTGCGGCTGCGCGCCAGCGGGCGCGCCGCGCACTCCGCCGCGCCCGAAGCGGGGATCTCGGCGATCGAGAAATTGATCGACGCGCTCGTCCGCCTGCGCGCGCTGCCTCTTCCCGCCGATCCGGAGCTTGGCGCGACGTCATATTCGATCGGCCTCATCGAGGGGGGCGTGGCGCCGAACGTCATCCCGCCGCACGCCTCCGCCGAGGTGATGTTTCGAACGGTTGGCGATCACGAGGCAGTGCTGGCGGCCCTGCGCCCGATATCGGACCTGGTGGCGGTGAGTGAAGTGCTGACCGTGCCCGCGGTCAGGTTTCGGGTGCCCGCGGGCCTCGACGTCGACGCCGCGGTCTTTCCGTTCACGACGGATGTGCCGTTCCTGGATCGCTGGGGAACGCCGCTGCTCTTCGGGCCGGGATCGTTCCTGGTGGCGCACACCGCAGACGAGCACGTGGCGATCGCGGAGCTCGAGGCGGGTGTTGACGTCTACGAGCGGCTGGCGCGATGGTGCCTCGCGAAGCTGGGCTGA